The following are from one region of the Nicotiana tabacum cultivar K326 chromosome 3, ASM71507v2, whole genome shotgun sequence genome:
- the LOC107812031 gene encoding protein DA1-related 1, producing MGWLEKIFGGSTHRISGGQYHGGYESGQYHGGYDLGQYHSGHEGGQYQGGYEDNTIWEGPTASVDALSDFDNEEIDRAIALSLAEEDQKGKKVIESEPNLEEDEALAKALQESLNVESSPPRYDYGSFFPPVSHSYPHGYRVCAGCNAEIGHGRYLSCMGAVWHPECFRCHGCNQPISDYEFSMSDNRPYHKSCYKEQHHPKCDVCKNFIPTNPAGLIEYRAHPFWLQKYCPSHETDGTPRCCSCERMEPVDARYLINDDGRKLCLECLDSAIMDTHECQPLYLEIQEFYEGLNMKVEQQIPLLLVERQALNEAMEGEKNGHHHMPETRGLCLSEEQTISTISRRPRIGSYRILDMFTEPYRLIRRCEVTAILILYGLPRLLTGSILAHEMMHAWLRLKGYPSLSPEVEEGICQVLAHMWLESEIIAGSGSNSTSASSSASSSSSSSPSTTSSKKGKRSEFEKKLGDFFKHQIESDTSAAYGDGFREGNKAVLKYGLKTTLDHIKLTGTFPC from the exons ATGGGCTGGCTAGAAAAGATATTTGGAGGTTCCACTCACAGGATCTCTGGTGGGCAATATCATGGGGGGTATGAGAGTGGGCAATATCATGGGGGCTACGACCTAGGACAATATCATTCGGGGCACGAAGGAGGGCAATATCAGGGAGGGTATGAGGACAATACAATTTGGGAGGGACCAACTGCCTCAGTG GATGCATTGTCAGATTTCGATAATGAAGAAATTGATCGTGCCATTGCACTTTCTCTAGCTGAAGAGGATCAGAAAGGGAAAAAAGTAATCG AGAGTGAACCCAACTTGGAGGAAGACGAGGCGCTTGCCAAGGCTCTTCAGGAAAGTTTGAATGTGGAGTCGTCTCCACCTCGATATGATTATGGAAGTTTCTTTCCACCAGTCTCACACTCGTATCCACATGGATATAG GGTATGTGCCGGTTGTAATGCTGAAATTGGTCATGGAAGATATTTAAGTTGCATGGGAGCTGTTTGGCATCCAGAATGTTTCCGTTGCCATGGTTGCAATCAACCGATTTCTGACTATGAG ttTTCGATGTCAGATAACCGTCCGTACCATAAATCATGCTACAAAGAACAGCATCACCCAAAATGTGATGTTTGCAAGAACTTC aTTCCAACAAATCCGGCTGGTCTAATTGAATATAGGGCTCATCCTTTCTGGCTTCAGAAGTATTGCCCATCACATGAAACTGATGGGACACCTCGTTGTTGCAGTTGTGAGAGAATGGAG CCCGTAGATGCCAGATATTTGATAAATGATGATGGTAGGAAGCTGTGTCTGGAGTGCTTGGACTCTGCAATAATGGATACTCATGAATGCCAACCACTTTATCTTGAGATACAAGAATTTTACGAAGGTTTAAATATGAAAGTAGAGCAGCAAATTCCTTTGCTTCTAGTGGAAAGACAAGCCTTAAATGAAGCGATGGAAGGAGAAAAAAAT GGTCATCATCACATGCCTGAGACTCGAGGACTCTGCCTGTCTGAAGAACAGACCATTAGCACT ATTTCAAGGCGGCCACGGATTGGTAGTTATCGGATTTTAGATATGTTTACTGAGCCTTACAGGTTAATTCGACGATGTGAAGTGAcagctattttaatcttgtatGGTCTCCCTAG GTTATTGACTGGTTCAATTCTGGCTCATGAAATGATGCATGCATGGCTGAGGCTTAAAG GTTATCCGAGTTTAAGTCCAGAAGTTGAAGAAGGTATCTGCCAAGTATTAGCTCACATGTGGTTGGAGTCTGAAATTATAGCTGGTTCTGGTAGTAATAGTACTTCTGCATCTTCCTCGGCGTCCTCATCATCCTCTTCATCACCATCTACTACTTCATCAAAGAAAGGGAAACGTTCTGAGTTTGAGAAGAAATTGGGTGATTTTTTCAAGCACCAGATTGAATCAGACACATCAGCAGCTTATGGGGATGGATTCAGAGAAGGTAATAAGGCAGTGCTCAAGTATGGCCTGAAGACAACACTTGATCATATCAAGCTTACAGGAACCTTCCCTTGTTAA
- the LOC107812030 gene encoding protein LYK5-like, with protein MGNFLLILFLSFTLLSSKVCAQQNYSGNSVMSCKGTNETGTSSSFLYSCNGEKLTCRAFLIFRSLPPYNSVSSISNLLTSDPDEIVHINNISRSEILDQNKELIVPVNCSCSGQYYQAVTSYVIPSKYDTYFTIANNTYQGLSTCNALVHENVYNPMDLLPGLNLRVPLRCACPTKDQTRNGVKYLLTHLVTWGDNVSTISAQFSISSQSTAYANGFSENSVLYPFTTILIPLPKEPSSSQTRTINRARTAINYPSKHKISYKSLFIGVGAGVSLAVLCFILFIVLKHKKENKRSEVVLGKGREGKQKWNLQEHVLERIVGVDQIIKVYDFEELVAATENFSPRKRLGNYVYKGFVRGKLSAIKEMRTDISKEVKFFSKINHFNLITLTGVCKHNQLSYLVFEFMENGSLKDWLHKDDNPEAESWNFRIRIALDIADGLDYIHNFTAPAYVHNNITSSSILLNRDLRAKIADFSLARSADNEKSSSSMKCVKGRNGYLAPEYLEAVQVTPKIDIYAFGVILLEIITGKGAVFEQDGKEVLLSETVLGIMDEESNIQEFADSRLQVKHPLGFIIQQTNLVLRLVKLCAACLKTEPEERPTAAEIISTLMKIQSDVQN; from the coding sequence ATGGGAAATTTTCTGCTTATTCTTTTCTTGAGTTTCACACTTCTATCTTCAAAGGTCTGTGCCCAGCAAAATTATTCAGGTAATTCTGTCATGAGTTGTAAAGGAACCAATGAAACAGGAACTTCTTCCTCCTTCCTCTATTCTTGCAATGGTGAAAAGCTCACCTGTCGAGCATTTCTGATTTTTAGATCACTCCCTCCTTATAACTCAGTATCTTCCATTTCAAATCTCCTAACTTCGGACCCTGATGAGATTGTCCACATCAACAACATCTCAAGGTCTGAAATCTTGGATCAGAACAAAGAACTTATAGTTCCAGTAAATTGTTCATGTTCAGGTCAGTACTATCAGGCTGTCACCTCTTATGTTATACCAAGCAAATACGACACCTATTTTACAATCGCAAACAACACATATCAGGGGTTGTCTACTTGCAATGCTCTTGTACATGAAAATGTATACAATCCAATGGATTTGCTTCCTGGTTTAAATTTGCGAGTACCGCTCAGATGTGCCTGTCCTACAAAGGATCAGACTAGAAATGGTGTAAAATATCTGCTAACTCATTTGGTTACTTGGGGAGACAATGTTTCTACCATTAGCGCGCAGTTCAGTATCAGTAGTCAAAGTACAGCATATGCAAATGGATTTTCTGAAAATTCAGTTCTTTATCCTTTCACAACTATATTGATTCCTCTGCCAAAAGAACCTTCAAGCTCCCAAACAAGGACTATTAATAGAGCAAGGACTGCAATCAATTACCCTTCTAAGCACAAAATATCGTACAAAAGTCTTTTTATTGGGGTAGGAGCTGGTGTTTCCCTTGCAGTCCTTTGTTTTATATTGTTCATTGTCTTAAAgcataaaaaggaaaacaaaagaagtgAAGTAGTACTTGGTAAAGGAAGAGAAGGGAAACAGAAATGGAATTTACAAGAACATGTCCTGGAAAGGATAGTTGGTGTCGATCAGATAATAAAAGTCTATGACTTTGAAGAACTGGTGGCTGCAACAGAAAACTTCAGCCCTCGAAAAAGACTTGGTAATTATGTTTATAAAGGGTTCGTTCGAGGAAAGTTGTCAGCCATTAAGGAGATGAGAACAGACATATCGAAGGAGGTTAAGTTCTTTTCAAAGATCAACCATTTCAATTTAATTACCCTCACTGGTGTCTGTAAGCATAATCAATTATCTTATCTTGTTTTTGAGTTCATGGAAAATGGATCCTTAAAAGACTGGCTTCACAAGGATGATAATCCAGAGGCTGAGAGCTGGAACTTCAGAATTCGTATTGCCTTAGATATCGCTGATGGTCTAGATTACATTCATAACTTCACAGCTCCAGCTTATGTGCACAATAACATTACTAGTAGCAGTATCTTACTTAACAGAGATCTAAGGGCCAAGATTGCTGATTTCAGCCTGGCGAGATCAGCTGACAATGAAAAGTCAAGTTCATCTATGAAATGCGTCAAGGGGAGAAATGGCTACTTGGCACCTGAGTACCTCGAAGCTGTTCAGGTTACTCCAAAAATAGATATCTATGCATTTGGAGTCATTCTGTTGGAGATAATTACAGGAAAAGGGGCTGTTTTCGAGCAGGATGGAAAAGAAGTATTGTTATCGGAGACAGTGCTTGGAATTATGGATGAAGAATCTAACATTCAAGAATTTGCAGATTCCAGGCTACAAGTTAAGCACCCTCTTGGTTTCATAATTCAACAGACTAATCTTGTGCTTCGATTGGTGAAACTATGTGCAGCATGCTTGAAGACAGAACCTGAAGAAAGACCAACTGCTGCAGAAATAATATCTACCTTAATGAAAATCCAGTCAGATGTACAAAACTAG
- the LOC107812032 gene encoding lysM domain receptor-like kinase 4, with the protein MNYSHLICVFTIIFASSSVSILAQQPYIGKGTNVCSSQDNSNSAFGYFCNGVNRSCQSYLTFRSQTPFTSVASISSLLGADPLELSQLNSVAQNATFDTNQMVLVPVTCSCAGQYYQTNTSYVIKKDDTFLTIANNTLQGLSTCHAINAENKEQATNLILGSRINVPLRCACPTKNQTDDGTKYLLSYLVTSGEFVSLISGKFGADTRATLAANGLSENDATIFPFTTLLVPLLNPPLSSQVVGNSPPPPPPSAPTSPAVPVSNNGSKKTWIYVVVGVVGGVVALSLLGVVIFFLFFRKRQKKADPQFVSESFEAVEKPLNKKVEDESEEFLESLSSIAQSVKIYKFEEIKTATENFSPTCLIKGSVYRGTINGDFAAIKKMSGDVSKEINLLSKINHFNLISLSGICFQDGHWYLVYEYAVNGPLSDWICHQNSDQKSLNWTQRVQISLDVATGLNYLHSYTSPPHVHKDLNGSNIFLDGDLRAKIANFGLARSADGEEGEFALTRHIVGTQGYMAPEYLENGLVSPKLDVYAFGVLLLEILTGNEVSVLYEGSNTYLAEVLIPVLHDENAKENLSNFIDPSLQGKYPAELAIAIVRLIDNCIKKDPSHRDGMDEIVQSLSRIMTATHSWEMSYSISVSPQTLP; encoded by the coding sequence ATGAATTATTCTCATCTCATCTGTGTTTTCACCATTATATTTGCTTCTTCCTCTGTTTCAATCCTTGCACAACAGCCTTACATTGGAAAGGGAACAAACGTCTGCAGCAGCCAAGATAACTCCAATTCTGCTTTTGGGTATTTCTGCAATGGCGTTAACCGCAGCTGCCAATCTTATTTGACATTTAGATCTCAAACCCCTTTTACTTCAGTGGCCTCAATCTCTTCTCTACTTGGTGCTGACCCTTTGGAGCTTTCTCAGCTCAATTCAGTTGCTCAAAATGCTACCTTTGACACAAACCAAATGGTTCTTGTTCCTGTCACCTGTTCTTGTGCAGGTCAGTATTACCAAACAAACACATCTTATGTCATAAAAAAAGATGATACTTTCTTAACAATTGCAAATAATACCCTACAAGGCTTGTCTACTTGCCATGCTATTAACGCTGAGAACAAAGAACAAGCTACTAATCTGATTCTTGGTTCAAGAATTAATGTTCCTCTTCGATGTGCTTGTCcaacaaagaatcaaactgatGATGGTACAAAATATCTGCTTAGTTACTTGGTTACTTCTGGAGAATTTGTTTCCCTCATTAGTGGCAAATTTGGGGCAGACACTAGAGCAACACTTGCTGCTAATGGACTATCAGAAAATGATGCTACTATTTTTCCTTTCACTACTCTATTAGTTCCTCTTTTGAACCCACCTTTGAGTTCCCAAGTTGTAGGAAATTCTCCACCGCCGCCTCCTCCGTCAGCACCAACATCACCTGCTGTTCCTGTATCAAATAATGGCTCAAAAAAGACTTGGATATATGTTGTGGTTGGTGTTGTTGGAGGAGTTGTCGCTTTGTCTCTTTTGGGGGTGGTtattttcttcttgttctttAGGAAAAGGCAAAAGAAAGCTGATCCACAGTTTGTTTCTGAAAGTTTTGAAGCAGTTGAGAAACCATTGAATAAGAAAGTTGAAGATGAGTCTGAGGAGTTCTTGGAAAGTTTATCCAGTATAGCTCAATCTGTCAAGATTTACAAATTTGAAGAGATCAAAACAGCCACAGAAAACTTCAGTCCTACATGTTTGATTAAAGGATCTGTTTATCGGGGCACGATCAATGGTGATTTTGCTGCTATAAAGAAAATGAGTGGTGATGTATCCAAGGAAATTAATTTGTTAAGCAAAATCAATCATTTTAATCTTATTAGCCTCTCAGGAATTTGTTTTCAAGATGGCCACTGGTATCTTGTTTATGAATATGCTGTCAATGGACCATTAAGTGATTGGATATGCCACCAGAATAGTGATCAGAAGTCTCTTAATTGGACACAAAGAGTACAGATTTCTCTTGATGTGGCCACAGGGCTTAACTATTTGCATAGCTACACATCCCCTCCTCATGTTCACAAGGATCTAAACGGTAGTAATATTTTTCTGGATGGCGATTTAAGAGCCAAGATTGCTAACTTTGGTCTAGCAAGGTCAGCGGATGGAGAAGAAGGTGAGTTTGCCTTGACAAGGCACATAGTTGGGACCCAAGGTTACATGGCTCCTGAGTATTTGGAGAATGGTCTAGTCTCCCCGAAGCTGGATGTTTATGCATTTGGAGTTCTGTTGCTGGAAATTCTCACTGGAAACGAAGTTTCTGTTCTATATGAAGGCTCGAATACTTACTTGGCTGAGGTGTTGATCCCTGTGCTTCATgatgaaaatgcaaaggagaattTGAGCAATTTCATTGATCCTTCTCTGCAAGGGAAGTACCCTGCGGAACTTGCCATTGCCATAGTCAGATTGATCGATAACTGCATAAAGAAAGATCCTTCTCATCGCGATGGTATGGATGAGATTGTCCAATCTCTTTCAAGAATTATGACAGCCACACACTCTTGGGAAATGTCATATAGCATTTCAGTATCACCTCAAACATTGCCCTAG